In one window of Danaus plexippus chromosome 7, MEX_DaPlex, whole genome shotgun sequence DNA:
- the LOC116770494 gene encoding nuclear factor related to kappa-B-binding protein isoform X1, producing the protein MEEKADSENSYSDDSSSSSDSSSGSSDCDEEVTEPVRILGHTLELPQELCEDYSIFKEFFSMKTWESLEDKHKEYLKEYLPKFPENDEEEKDTTLKMLFNFEPFHFKSPLNNFFSNLRQGNYRPDIARMRKFLMKARTKQQKHKTKSYYAKMLPEVLIARERLLATAKGGPPGPIPFLPLLPPKPSAKNSYKPLYVRARQRYFEELAAIWSEVGGEESEDDNYPEGPSENTFKKRKTMQSSQSGDTNVSGTLGITDPSHPASLDCLKNVLATHRARRQFRENHPELNTTGITLNDIKQRVALMNGTKKLMFGGQKTDAPIQKIKKGAKKDANKQKQDGKGAKKIKEDIDSIENKPLLPNIKIKCEREESDSESSSFLDPVTSPKLTKRLSEHVDIKQEVPDMRYHNANCHDGDIERTIKQEPQDTLLSMQNQSRVVQPVPIKLEDLDGIDMMALPVELADDSGEVLQDTSGENDESLLEGGEALTEITHANFLSLVRALFPAKAAHRASKQQLHARCAAVMRSPIAPLNTWYNLSDDWCAELDSALDFLAGERGPHPEDFVPYLQYIPETEMYQWIGAGRDCDALLGRLCERWRRAEPPRAPPAPPPRYPSSWVVRQPTTMEIADFRSQERRRFASASKPFTYVQYDYRSVVGPATGQRAGSAGSALLAPSRPRAAAFLPLLRDALARLPNGEGSRRDIVILLRMSQWIVPCSEQALSSAVATALERLLAVKRDPIVKYDQRTAVWTYLHRHKSEEDWNKSVRSRASKANVSSHQVTSPQTPMDLDVANVEEVGDNASDSDVDVDDTSPSAMPHLSSAQLLMQATQATKKHIQINKPKGKLVATPQKPRAVPKQPKVPSLVQMKPAVKQMTTNTPKTVPKPVIQANSKTSLLTNKPAVKTQAKQVNTKVKQSLPSPKQSGKQGVIVQTVKQNVPPLTKQNSDTMLTQVSLPSIVVAPQRSPLMKQKSAIETSQVPVSLNISVQPSSTAIQSNVAPSIHQNSASQSAKLAQVTRSLLIRPSTVQTSTTSAVVCTPTTQVTPSARRGIVRVLSPATPSSGKSLISPRALMHQSIPTTKKRSIIPGTTSVTTIAQSTSSPTNVVSSIPTAVTSSVTTRTVQLAGGRTVQLAANQTVHLPSGQAVQLTSGHTLQLSSLQLPTHSVRLPSGQTVQLASPQVRAVSTTQVKNPSPKAQTSSPNIKAMNQSVQIPVSTVQLGQTVQIAGQTVQLAGQSVQLTGHTVKLPSGQSVQVASQNVLPSQSVQLPSGQTVQLASGMQTVQLGQNVQLSGQTVQMPSQSVQLGSQTVQIGGQTVQLGGGQTVQLPSGQTLQLSGGQTVQLSSGQTVQLSSGQTVQLSSGQTLQLASGQTLQLANQQTPKSIAQVVRTQPTGDKTSQPIVAKLLTNAQTQMISLEGVVGSRGRGGRGGRGVRVLAPASRLARPLLLTSAKPLHNIILQQSDGTIRVTSSGGTSTSQTIVLSNIGSQTVTTPTTTAPVLKLQQVNPIHQVKLPQGIKIQQAVTTTTATSSGVRSVLMDGQQLKLVGGRHVLARLLKQAPP; encoded by the exons ATGGAGGAAAAAGCAGACAGTGAAAACAGTTACAGTGATGATAGTAGCAGTTCTTCCGATAGTTCCAGCGGTAGTTCCGACTGCGATGAGGAAGTCACTGAACCAGTACGAATTCTTGGGCACACCCTAGAGCTACCTCAGGAGTTATGTGAGGactattccatttttaaagaGTTCTTTTCAATGAAAACTTGGGAAAGTCTAGAAGATAAACACAAGGAGTATCTCAAAGAATATCTTCCAAAGTTCCCAGAAAATGACGAAGAAGAAAAAGATACAAcacttaaaatgttatttaacttTGAGCCATTTCATTTCAAGTCACCtttgaataacttttttagTAATCTTAGACAAGGTAATTACAGACCAGATATTGCTAGAATGAGAAAGTTCTTGATGAAAGCCAGAACTAAACAACAAAAACACAAG ACCAAATCTTACTATGCAAAAATGTTGCCGGAAGTATTAATTGCTCGGGAGCGATTGCTTGCTACAGCAAAAGGAGGTCCTCCTGGTCCTATTCCTTTTCTTCCATTGCTTCCACCAAAACCATCAGCTAAAAACAGTTATAAACCTCTATATGTGAGAGCGAGACAAAGGTATTTTGAAGAGCTAGCTGCTATCTGGAGTGAGGTAGGCGGAGAGGAATCTGAAGATGATAATTATCCTGAAGGCCCAtctgaaaatacatttaaaaagagaaaaacAATGCAATCCAGTCAG AGTGGTGATACAAATGTATCGGGAACGCTTGGTATAACCGACCCCTCACATCCAGCGTCTTTGGATTGTCTTAAAAATGTCCTCGCAACTCACAGAGCTAGACGACAGTTCAGAGAA aaTCATCCGGAACTTAATACAACCGGCATTACCTTGAATGACATAAAGCAAAGGGTAGCTTTGATGAATGGTACAAAGAAACTTATGTTTGGTGGTCAAAAGACAGATGCTcccatacaaaaaataaagaaaggtGCTAAAAAAGATGCCAATAAACAGAAGCAAGATGGCAAAGGTGCAAAGAAAATCAAAGAAGATATTGATAGTATCGAAAATAAACCTCTGTTaccaaacattaaaattaaatgcgaAAGAGAGGAATCGGACTCCGAGAGTTCGTCATTCTTAGATCCAGTGACGAGTCCGAAACTTACTAAGAGACTGTCAGAACATGTGGATATAAAACAAGAGGTTCCAGATATGAGATATCACAA TGCAAATTGTCACGATGGTGACATTGAAAGGACAATAAAACAGGAGCCTCAAGATACTCTACTCTCGATGCAGAATCAATCCAGAGTTGTTCAACCCGTGCCTATAAAATTGGAAGATTTGGATGGAATAG ATATGATGGCCTTACCGGTGGAGTTAGCAGACGATTCTGGCGAAGTACTCCAAGATACATCAGGAGAGAACGATGAAAGCCTTCTAGAGGGAGGCGAGGCTCTGACAGAGATAACTCACGCTAACTTCCTTTCTCTGGTGCGAGCCTTATTTCCGGCGAAGGCAGCCCATAGGGCATCCAAGCAACAGTTACATGCTAGATGCGCAGCTGTCATGAGATCTCCAATCGCTCCACTGAATACTTGGTATAATT TGTCGGATGACTGGTGTGCTGAATTAGATTCAGCACTGGATTTCCTCGCCGGGGAGAGGGGACCCCATCCAGAAGATTTTGTAccatatttacaatatatacctGAAACGGAA ATGTATCAATGGATCGGCGCCGGTCGAGACTGCGACGCCTTGCTGGGTCGACTCTGTGAGAGGTGGAGGCGAGCCGAGCCGCCGAGAGCACCGCCCGCACCGCCGCCAAG gtatCCGAGTTCGTGGGTAGTTCGACAACCGACGACCATGGAGATAGCAGACTTCCGGTCACAAGAGCGGAGGAGATTCGCTTCCGCGTCTAAACCATTCACATACGTACAATATga TTATAGGTCGGTCGTGGGTCCTGCGACGGGTCAACGCGCTGGGTCAGCGGGGTCCGCGCTACTAGCGCCCTCTAGACCTCGCGCCGCCGCGTTTTTGCCGTTACTAAGGGACGCTCTAGCACGACTGCCTAACGGAGAGGGGTCGAGGAGAGATATCGTCATACTACTCAG AATGTCTCAATGGATCGTGCCCTGCAGTGAGCAAGCCCTATCAAGCGCCGTTGCCACTGCACTCGAGAGACTGTTGGCCGTCAAAAGGGATCCCATAGTCAAATACGACCAAAGAACGGCGGTGTGGACGTACCTGCACAGACACAA gagCGAAGAGGATTGGAATAAGAGTGTACGCAGTCGCGCCAGCAAGGCCAACGTTTCCTCACATCAGGTTACTTCGCCTCAAACACCC ATGGACCTCGACGTGGCTAACGTTGAGGAGGTCGGGGATAATGCCTCTGATAGTGATGTCGACGTAGACGACACCTCTCCCAGCGCAATGCCACATTTATCATCCGCCCAATTGTTAATGCAAGCCACACAAGCCACGAAGAAACacatacagataaataaaCCGAAAGGCAAACTCGTAGCGACACCGCAGAAGCCTCGAGCGGTTCCCAAGCAACCGAAAGTACCATCACTAGTACAAATGAAGCCGGCTGTCAAACAAATGACTACGAATACGCCAAAAACAGTGCCGAAGCCGGTGATCCAAGCTAATTCAAAAACTAGTCTATTGACAAACAAACCAGCTGTGAAGACTCAGGCTAAGCAGGTTAATACTAAGGTGAAGCAGAGTTTGCCCTCGCCCAAGCAGAGCGGGAAGCAAGGTGTGATAGTTCAGACGGTCAAACAGAACGTGCCGCCGTTAACGAAGCAGAACAGCGACACTATGTTGACTCAAGTCAGCCTTCCGTCCATAGTCGTAGCTCCGCAGAGGTCGCCACTCATGAAGCAAAAGTCCGCGATAGAAACATCACAAGTCCCg gtttcattaaatatttccgtACAACCCTCGTCAACCGCTATCCAAAGCAACGTGGCGCCATCTATACATCAGAATAGCGCCAGTCAGTCGGCAAAG TTAGCTCAAGTAACTCGCTCGTTGTTAATAAGACCCTCCACGGTGCAGACTTCAACAACCTCTGCCGTAGTTTGTACACCGACGACACAG GTGACACCGAGCGCCAGACGTGGTATAGTGAGAGTCCTGAGTCCGGCGACGCCTTCCTCGGGGAAATCATTAATATCTCCAAGGGCACTCATGCATCAGA GTATACCCACGACGAAAAAGCGCTCAATCATACCCGGGACTACATCAGTTACTACCATAGCACAG agCACATCGAGTCCGACCAACGTCGTATCTAGTATACCTACAGCTGTAACGTCTTCAGTTACAACGAGAACTGTACAGTTGGCTGGCGGTCGAACAGTTCAGTTGGCTGCCAATCAAACTGTACATTTACCGAGTGGCCAAGCTGTACAATTAACTTCAGGACACACGCTTCAACTTTCTTCTCTTCAGTTACCAACACACAGCGTCAGACTGCCCAGTGGACAAACTGTTCAACTGGCGTCGCCACAAGTAAGGGCTGTATCTACAACACAAGTGAAAAACCCAAGTCCGAAAGCACAGACATCGTCACCGAATATCAAAGCTATGAACCAATCAGTACAAATTCCAGTATCAACGGTGCAATTAGGCCAGACTGTCCAAATAGCTGGCCAGACGGTGCAATTGGCTGGACAGAGTGTACAGTTGACTGGACATACAGTCAAATTACCGAGCGGCCAAAGCGTACAAGTCGCCAGTCAGAATGTGCTGCCATCACAGAGCGTGCAATTACCTAGCGGTCAGACTGTACAGTTGGCAAGTGGTATGCAGACTGTACAGTTAGGCCAAAACGTTCAGTTAAGTGGACAGACAGTGCAAATGCCTAGTCAGAGTGTTCAGTTGGGATCTCAGACTGTGCAGATCGGAGGTCAGACTGTTCAGTTGGGCGGCGGTCAGACGGTACAGTTGCCGAGTGGACAGACTCTACAGTTGTCTGGTGGCCAAACCGTACAGTTGTCCAGTGGCCAGACCGTACAGTTGTCCAGTGGTCAGACTGTACAGTTGTCTAGTGGCCAGACGTTACAGTTGGCGAGTGGCCAGACGTTACAACTGGCTAATCAACAAACCCCGAAATCCATAGCGCAAGTGGTTAGAACCCAGCCTACCGGTGATAAAACATCTCAACCAATTGTCGCCAAGTTGCTAACTAATGCTCAG ACCCAGATGATCTCACTGGAGGGTGTCGTGGGGTCTCGCGGCAGAGGAGGCCGGGGTGGGCGCGGCGTACGAGTCCTAGCGCCGGCGTCCAGGCTAGCTAGACCCCTCTTATTGACATCAGCTAAACCTCtccataacattatattacag CAATCGGACGGCACCATACGAGTGACGTCATCGGGAGGGACTTCAACATCACAGACAatagttttaagtaatatag GCTCTCAAACCGTCACCACGCCTACAACCACAGCACCGGTGTTGAAACTGCAGCAG GTGAATCCGATACATCAGGTTAAACTTCCACAGggaattaaaattcaacag gcTGTGACTACGACCACAGCGACATCTAGCGGTGTGAGGAGTGTCCTGATGGACGGCCAGCAATTGAAGTTGGTTGGAGGAAGACACGTGCTCGCCCGCCTCCTAAAACAGGCACCCCcctaa
- the LOC116770494 gene encoding nuclear factor related to kappa-B-binding protein isoform X2: MEEKADSENSYSDDSSSSSDSSSGSSDCDEEVTEPVRILGHTLELPQELCEDYSIFKEFFSMKTWESLEDKHKEYLKEYLPKFPENDEEEKDTTLKMLFNFEPFHFKSPLNNFFSNLRQGNYRPDIARMRKFLMKARTKQQKHKTKSYYAKMLPEVLIARERLLATAKGGPPGPIPFLPLLPPKPSAKNSYKPLYVRARQRYFEELAAIWSEVGGEESEDDNYPEGPSENTFKKRKTMQSSQSGDTNVSGTLGITDPSHPASLDCLKNVLATHRARRQFRENHPELNTTGITLNDIKQRVALMNGTKKLMFGGQKTDAPIQKIKKGAKKDANKQKQDGKGAKKIKEDIDSIENKPLLPNIKIKCEREESDSESSSFLDPVTSPKLTKRLSEHVDIKQEVPDMRYHNANCHDGDIERTIKQEPQDTLLSMQNQSRVVQPVPIKLEDLDGIDMMALPVELADDSGEVLQDTSGENDESLLEGGEALTEITHANFLSLVRALFPAKAAHRASKQQLHARCAAVMRSPIAPLNTWYNLSDDWCAELDSALDFLAGERGPHPEDFVPYLQYIPETEMYQWIGAGRDCDALLGRLCERWRRAEPPRAPPAPPPRYPSSWVVRQPTTMEIADFRSQERRRFASASKPFTYVQYDYRSVVGPATGQRAGSAGSALLAPSRPRAAAFLPLLRDALARLPNGEGSRRDIVILLRMSQWIVPCSEQALSSAVATALERLLAVKRDPIVKYDQRTAVWTYLHRHKSEEDWNKSVRSRASKANVSSHQVTSPQTPMDLDVANVEEVGDNASDSDVDVDDTSPSAMPHLSSAQLLMQATQATKKHIQINKPKGKLVATPQKPRAVPKQPKVPSLVQMKPAVKQMTTNTPKTVPKPVIQANSKTSLLTNKPAVKTQAKQVNTKVKQSLPSPKQSGKQGVIVQTVKQNVPPLTKQNSDTMLTQVSLPSIVVAPQRSPLMKQKSAIETSQVPVSLNISVQPSSTAIQSNVAPSIHQNSASQSAKLAQVTRSLLIRPSTVQTSTTSAVVCTPTTQVTPSARRGIVRVLSPATPSSGKSLISPRALMHQSIPTTKKRSIIPGTTSVTTIAQSTSSPTNVVSSIPTAVTSSVTTRTVQLAGGRTVQLAANQTVHLPSGQAVQLTSGHTLQLSSLQLPTHSVRLPSGQTVQLASPQVRAVSTTQVKNPSPKAQTSSPNIKAMNQSVQIPVSTVQLGQTVQIAGQTVQLAGQSVQLTGHTVKLPSGQSVQVASQNVLPSQSVQLPSGQTVQLASGMQTVQLGQNVQLSGQTVQMPSQSVQLGSQTVQIGGQTVQLGGGQTVQLPSGQTLQLSGGQTVQLSSGQTVQLSSGQTVQLSSGQTLQLASGQTLQLANQQTPKSIAQVVRTQPTGDKTSQPIVAKLLTNAQTQMISLEGVVGSRGRGGRGGRGVRVLAPASRLARPLLLTSAKPLHNIILQQSDGTIRVTSSGGTSTSQTIVLSNIGSQTVTTPTTTAPVLKLQQAVTTTTATSSGVRSVLMDGQQLKLVGGRHVLARLLKQAPP; encoded by the exons ATGGAGGAAAAAGCAGACAGTGAAAACAGTTACAGTGATGATAGTAGCAGTTCTTCCGATAGTTCCAGCGGTAGTTCCGACTGCGATGAGGAAGTCACTGAACCAGTACGAATTCTTGGGCACACCCTAGAGCTACCTCAGGAGTTATGTGAGGactattccatttttaaagaGTTCTTTTCAATGAAAACTTGGGAAAGTCTAGAAGATAAACACAAGGAGTATCTCAAAGAATATCTTCCAAAGTTCCCAGAAAATGACGAAGAAGAAAAAGATACAAcacttaaaatgttatttaacttTGAGCCATTTCATTTCAAGTCACCtttgaataacttttttagTAATCTTAGACAAGGTAATTACAGACCAGATATTGCTAGAATGAGAAAGTTCTTGATGAAAGCCAGAACTAAACAACAAAAACACAAG ACCAAATCTTACTATGCAAAAATGTTGCCGGAAGTATTAATTGCTCGGGAGCGATTGCTTGCTACAGCAAAAGGAGGTCCTCCTGGTCCTATTCCTTTTCTTCCATTGCTTCCACCAAAACCATCAGCTAAAAACAGTTATAAACCTCTATATGTGAGAGCGAGACAAAGGTATTTTGAAGAGCTAGCTGCTATCTGGAGTGAGGTAGGCGGAGAGGAATCTGAAGATGATAATTATCCTGAAGGCCCAtctgaaaatacatttaaaaagagaaaaacAATGCAATCCAGTCAG AGTGGTGATACAAATGTATCGGGAACGCTTGGTATAACCGACCCCTCACATCCAGCGTCTTTGGATTGTCTTAAAAATGTCCTCGCAACTCACAGAGCTAGACGACAGTTCAGAGAA aaTCATCCGGAACTTAATACAACCGGCATTACCTTGAATGACATAAAGCAAAGGGTAGCTTTGATGAATGGTACAAAGAAACTTATGTTTGGTGGTCAAAAGACAGATGCTcccatacaaaaaataaagaaaggtGCTAAAAAAGATGCCAATAAACAGAAGCAAGATGGCAAAGGTGCAAAGAAAATCAAAGAAGATATTGATAGTATCGAAAATAAACCTCTGTTaccaaacattaaaattaaatgcgaAAGAGAGGAATCGGACTCCGAGAGTTCGTCATTCTTAGATCCAGTGACGAGTCCGAAACTTACTAAGAGACTGTCAGAACATGTGGATATAAAACAAGAGGTTCCAGATATGAGATATCACAA TGCAAATTGTCACGATGGTGACATTGAAAGGACAATAAAACAGGAGCCTCAAGATACTCTACTCTCGATGCAGAATCAATCCAGAGTTGTTCAACCCGTGCCTATAAAATTGGAAGATTTGGATGGAATAG ATATGATGGCCTTACCGGTGGAGTTAGCAGACGATTCTGGCGAAGTACTCCAAGATACATCAGGAGAGAACGATGAAAGCCTTCTAGAGGGAGGCGAGGCTCTGACAGAGATAACTCACGCTAACTTCCTTTCTCTGGTGCGAGCCTTATTTCCGGCGAAGGCAGCCCATAGGGCATCCAAGCAACAGTTACATGCTAGATGCGCAGCTGTCATGAGATCTCCAATCGCTCCACTGAATACTTGGTATAATT TGTCGGATGACTGGTGTGCTGAATTAGATTCAGCACTGGATTTCCTCGCCGGGGAGAGGGGACCCCATCCAGAAGATTTTGTAccatatttacaatatatacctGAAACGGAA ATGTATCAATGGATCGGCGCCGGTCGAGACTGCGACGCCTTGCTGGGTCGACTCTGTGAGAGGTGGAGGCGAGCCGAGCCGCCGAGAGCACCGCCCGCACCGCCGCCAAG gtatCCGAGTTCGTGGGTAGTTCGACAACCGACGACCATGGAGATAGCAGACTTCCGGTCACAAGAGCGGAGGAGATTCGCTTCCGCGTCTAAACCATTCACATACGTACAATATga TTATAGGTCGGTCGTGGGTCCTGCGACGGGTCAACGCGCTGGGTCAGCGGGGTCCGCGCTACTAGCGCCCTCTAGACCTCGCGCCGCCGCGTTTTTGCCGTTACTAAGGGACGCTCTAGCACGACTGCCTAACGGAGAGGGGTCGAGGAGAGATATCGTCATACTACTCAG AATGTCTCAATGGATCGTGCCCTGCAGTGAGCAAGCCCTATCAAGCGCCGTTGCCACTGCACTCGAGAGACTGTTGGCCGTCAAAAGGGATCCCATAGTCAAATACGACCAAAGAACGGCGGTGTGGACGTACCTGCACAGACACAA gagCGAAGAGGATTGGAATAAGAGTGTACGCAGTCGCGCCAGCAAGGCCAACGTTTCCTCACATCAGGTTACTTCGCCTCAAACACCC ATGGACCTCGACGTGGCTAACGTTGAGGAGGTCGGGGATAATGCCTCTGATAGTGATGTCGACGTAGACGACACCTCTCCCAGCGCAATGCCACATTTATCATCCGCCCAATTGTTAATGCAAGCCACACAAGCCACGAAGAAACacatacagataaataaaCCGAAAGGCAAACTCGTAGCGACACCGCAGAAGCCTCGAGCGGTTCCCAAGCAACCGAAAGTACCATCACTAGTACAAATGAAGCCGGCTGTCAAACAAATGACTACGAATACGCCAAAAACAGTGCCGAAGCCGGTGATCCAAGCTAATTCAAAAACTAGTCTATTGACAAACAAACCAGCTGTGAAGACTCAGGCTAAGCAGGTTAATACTAAGGTGAAGCAGAGTTTGCCCTCGCCCAAGCAGAGCGGGAAGCAAGGTGTGATAGTTCAGACGGTCAAACAGAACGTGCCGCCGTTAACGAAGCAGAACAGCGACACTATGTTGACTCAAGTCAGCCTTCCGTCCATAGTCGTAGCTCCGCAGAGGTCGCCACTCATGAAGCAAAAGTCCGCGATAGAAACATCACAAGTCCCg gtttcattaaatatttccgtACAACCCTCGTCAACCGCTATCCAAAGCAACGTGGCGCCATCTATACATCAGAATAGCGCCAGTCAGTCGGCAAAG TTAGCTCAAGTAACTCGCTCGTTGTTAATAAGACCCTCCACGGTGCAGACTTCAACAACCTCTGCCGTAGTTTGTACACCGACGACACAG GTGACACCGAGCGCCAGACGTGGTATAGTGAGAGTCCTGAGTCCGGCGACGCCTTCCTCGGGGAAATCATTAATATCTCCAAGGGCACTCATGCATCAGA GTATACCCACGACGAAAAAGCGCTCAATCATACCCGGGACTACATCAGTTACTACCATAGCACAG agCACATCGAGTCCGACCAACGTCGTATCTAGTATACCTACAGCTGTAACGTCTTCAGTTACAACGAGAACTGTACAGTTGGCTGGCGGTCGAACAGTTCAGTTGGCTGCCAATCAAACTGTACATTTACCGAGTGGCCAAGCTGTACAATTAACTTCAGGACACACGCTTCAACTTTCTTCTCTTCAGTTACCAACACACAGCGTCAGACTGCCCAGTGGACAAACTGTTCAACTGGCGTCGCCACAAGTAAGGGCTGTATCTACAACACAAGTGAAAAACCCAAGTCCGAAAGCACAGACATCGTCACCGAATATCAAAGCTATGAACCAATCAGTACAAATTCCAGTATCAACGGTGCAATTAGGCCAGACTGTCCAAATAGCTGGCCAGACGGTGCAATTGGCTGGACAGAGTGTACAGTTGACTGGACATACAGTCAAATTACCGAGCGGCCAAAGCGTACAAGTCGCCAGTCAGAATGTGCTGCCATCACAGAGCGTGCAATTACCTAGCGGTCAGACTGTACAGTTGGCAAGTGGTATGCAGACTGTACAGTTAGGCCAAAACGTTCAGTTAAGTGGACAGACAGTGCAAATGCCTAGTCAGAGTGTTCAGTTGGGATCTCAGACTGTGCAGATCGGAGGTCAGACTGTTCAGTTGGGCGGCGGTCAGACGGTACAGTTGCCGAGTGGACAGACTCTACAGTTGTCTGGTGGCCAAACCGTACAGTTGTCCAGTGGCCAGACCGTACAGTTGTCCAGTGGTCAGACTGTACAGTTGTCTAGTGGCCAGACGTTACAGTTGGCGAGTGGCCAGACGTTACAACTGGCTAATCAACAAACCCCGAAATCCATAGCGCAAGTGGTTAGAACCCAGCCTACCGGTGATAAAACATCTCAACCAATTGTCGCCAAGTTGCTAACTAATGCTCAG ACCCAGATGATCTCACTGGAGGGTGTCGTGGGGTCTCGCGGCAGAGGAGGCCGGGGTGGGCGCGGCGTACGAGTCCTAGCGCCGGCGTCCAGGCTAGCTAGACCCCTCTTATTGACATCAGCTAAACCTCtccataacattatattacag CAATCGGACGGCACCATACGAGTGACGTCATCGGGAGGGACTTCAACATCACAGACAatagttttaagtaatatag GCTCTCAAACCGTCACCACGCCTACAACCACAGCACCGGTGTTGAAACTGCAGCAG gcTGTGACTACGACCACAGCGACATCTAGCGGTGTGAGGAGTGTCCTGATGGACGGCCAGCAATTGAAGTTGGTTGGAGGAAGACACGTGCTCGCCCGCCTCCTAAAACAGGCACCCCcctaa